In Hydrogenovibrio marinus, a single genomic region encodes these proteins:
- a CDS encoding redoxin domain-containing protein, with the protein MGNQLQQCVVDERDGGIASLQRGNRHGGAKHMKWLMKMMTAIGLWMVIGQSAFAAVGESALSINHYEAKNPVAQVLWIPSEYGLLPQEKKLAKQLQKKGVSVLMPDLFDSYFLPAAPSSMTKIPPAVVANLVEKLRYDHPELPLFVIAPNQGAALAVKALVKVEQSPVQNLGLILLNPNLYVKTPDAGKSAEYWSSVLQLNLPVVVLQAELSPWHWHLESLSQRLSHGGSDVFIKVIPKVRDRYYFRPDAMSIEQQTAAHLATDLTNAMRLLSSYLAESRQAGTNGTVSLLAKEQAAEHLEAQAEAEHEVTPPTDDALPVYKGEQNRRLVLQDMDGKTINLKNYRGKVVLLNFWASWCPPCVHEMPSMAALKTRLKGQDFEILAANLAEDKAAINTFVKSHPVNFPILLDPKGSAVKEWKVFAYPSSYLIDKKGQIRYALFGGYEWTSPAAMHAIEQLLKE; encoded by the coding sequence ATGGGGAATCAGTTACAACAATGTGTCGTTGATGAAAGGGATGGAGGGATTGCATCTCTTCAACGAGGCAACCGTCATGGAGGGGCAAAGCATATGAAATGGTTAATGAAAATGATGACAGCCATTGGATTATGGATGGTGATTGGTCAGTCAGCGTTTGCTGCTGTTGGTGAAAGCGCGTTGAGCATCAACCACTATGAGGCGAAAAACCCTGTTGCACAGGTACTGTGGATACCATCGGAATATGGTTTGTTGCCGCAAGAGAAGAAGCTGGCGAAGCAACTGCAAAAAAAAGGTGTTTCCGTGCTGATGCCGGACTTGTTCGACAGTTACTTTTTACCGGCCGCCCCCAGTAGTATGACGAAAATCCCACCGGCAGTGGTTGCGAATCTGGTTGAAAAATTGCGATACGATCACCCTGAATTACCTTTGTTTGTCATTGCGCCGAATCAAGGCGCGGCATTGGCGGTTAAAGCTTTGGTGAAAGTCGAGCAGTCGCCTGTGCAGAATCTCGGGTTGATTCTGCTAAATCCGAATCTTTATGTGAAAACACCTGATGCAGGGAAAAGTGCCGAGTACTGGTCGAGTGTCCTGCAACTCAATTTACCGGTGGTGGTACTACAAGCAGAGTTGTCGCCTTGGCACTGGCATTTAGAGTCGTTAAGTCAACGTTTGTCACACGGTGGATCGGATGTATTCATCAAAGTGATTCCGAAAGTTCGTGATCGTTATTATTTTCGCCCGGATGCGATGAGTATTGAGCAGCAGACCGCAGCTCACTTAGCGACGGATTTAACCAATGCCATGCGATTGCTTTCCAGCTATTTGGCGGAATCGCGTCAGGCGGGAACCAATGGTACCGTTTCTTTGTTGGCAAAAGAGCAGGCGGCTGAACATCTGGAAGCTCAAGCAGAAGCTGAACATGAGGTAACGCCGCCGACAGATGATGCGCTTCCTGTCTATAAAGGTGAGCAGAATCGACGATTAGTGTTGCAGGACATGGATGGTAAAACCATCAATCTAAAAAACTATCGCGGCAAAGTGGTGTTGTTGAATTTCTGGGCGAGCTGGTGCCCGCCTTGTGTGCATGAGATGCCTTCAATGGCGGCGTTGAAAACACGTCTAAAAGGGCAGGATTTTGAAATTCTTGCGGCGAATCTGGCGGAAGACAAGGCGGCGATCAATACTTTTGTGAAGAGCCACCCGGTCAACTTCCCTATTTTGCTCGACCCAAAAGGTTCGGCGGTGAAAGAGTGGAAAGTTTTCGCCTATCCAAGCTCTTATCTTATCGACAAAAAAGGGCAAATTCGTTATGCCTTGTTCGGAGGGTATGAATGGACCAGTCCAGCGGCGATGCATGCCATTGAACAACTGCTTAAAGAGTAA